The nucleotide window CCTCGGCCGCATCCTTAATAAAGGCTACGAATTTATTAAGGACATCGAACATACCTATAATATGTTTTTTGCCCGTTCTGAATTTCATGAAGTCGTATGTATTTTTTCCATTTACGACTATGGGCTGGATATGTTTAGGATCATCAAACAGCATTCTGGCAATAGATTCAAAAACATTTTCAAACCTATGCTGTCCCCTCTTTAATTCATCCAAGTACAAATCCAGGCTTTGAACATGTGCCCGCATTATAATTCTCCAATTCTTAGTTAAACACTATCTACTGCTAAATTCCTGCTGATAAACTTTTTGTTAATATTCGGATGATTTATCCTAAAGTTTATAGGCATTTTAGTCCATAATTTCGTCCACTTTTTCGGATGCCGCAGTCCGGGGGCAAGGGAAAGGGAGTTCCTCAGGCAGCCTCTCAAGGTTCGGGGGATAAAAAGGGCTAAAACGGGCGGAATTTCAAATCAATTAGAATTCTAAAGTTCATTATTTTAAGCAGTGACAATGCAGTTTAAAATGAATATCATTTCATTTTTAGAAATGGGGATCATTTTTTGCCCTAAATACCCCCGATCCTGCGGCGGGAATCGGGGGCTAAAGCCCATTTTTTGGGATGATCCCGTGTCCACGAGCTAAAACTCGTGGCTATTCATAAAAATAATTGAATAGACACAACCTCTGCGGCGGATCGGCGGGATAAGTTTTTGTATTTCTAAGGGGTAAATTGTTATATTATATTTAAGTAGGCTATGGCCTTAAAAAGTGTTTCAGGAATTAAAGATTATATTTTATAACGTTATCTTCCTTAGGATTAATATATATGGATACTCAGACTCTTATAAGACCGATGGAGATACTATTGGTCGAAGACAATAACGGCGATATACTGTTAATACAGGAGGCTCTGGAAGAAGGAAAGCTAAGCAGCAATTTAAGTGTTACAAAAAACGGGATGGAAGCCATCGATTTCCTGCACCGGAGGGGACCTTATAAGGATGCACCCACACCGGATCTGATCTTGCTGGATATGAACCTTCCCAAGAAAAACGGCAAGGAGGTCCTGGCTGAAATAAAGTCGGATGAAAACCTCAAGGTTATTCCTGTAGTAATACTAACTTCCTCGCAGGCTGAGCAGGACATTTTAGTAAGCTACAAGCTGAACGCCAACTGTTACATTACCAAACCGGTGGATTTTGAAAAGTTCATTACTGTAATTAACTCAATTGAGGACTTCTGGTTTTCAATTGTCAAGCTTCCTACTCAGGGGAAATAATGAAAAAAGAATCAATAAGGCTTCTTGTTATTGAGGACAATCCCGGAGATGCCGCTTTAATTGAGGATATGATCGGCGACATCTCTGAAATAAGGATTGAAATGATGCATGTTACGCGCCTCTCGGCAGGCCTGGAAGCGCTGGGAAGTTACAATATAGACGCGGTGCTGCTGGACCTGGGGCTCCCGGACAGCTTCGGTATAAGCACGCTGCACAAAATCCAGACCCATACCTCAGGCGTACCTGTTGTAGTTATGACCGGGCTGAATGACAAGCAGGTGGCGGTTGAGGCGATAAAAGGAGGCGCACAGGATTATCTTGTAAAGGGGAGGATTGACTCCGAGCTATTGGAGCATTCACTCCGCTATGCAATTGAAAGAAAGAGAATTGAAGAAGCCCTTATTGAAAGCCAGTCGGAGCTTAAGGCAACATTTGATCAGGCGGCAGTAGGCATTGCCCACGTTTCACTCGAGGGTAAATGGCTCAAGGTAAACCAGAAGATGTGCGACATTACAGGTTATACGGCTGAGGAGCTTTCAAGGCTTGACTTCCAGAGGTT belongs to Ignavibacteria bacterium and includes:
- a CDS encoding response regulator — protein: MDTQTLIRPMEILLVEDNNGDILLIQEALEEGKLSSNLSVTKNGMEAIDFLHRRGPYKDAPTPDLILLDMNLPKKNGKEVLAEIKSDENLKVIPVVILTSSQAEQDILVSYKLNANCYITKPVDFEKFITVINSIEDFWFSIVKLPTQGK